A single genomic interval of Brevibacillus brevis harbors:
- a CDS encoding methyl-accepting chemotaxis protein encodes MNLFTRFLAAFMIITLLSVGGVAGTNYFFLERLVMENKSSQLEDSLNYAGDKIRTWAQERHVSLAQVASLPNINNIPFPETADNLPPEVEYWAQTVKGLAEANPTTTTAILRPDGKAIINPSRGFRLEDLSSRDYFSKAVKEQKPVIGSAFVSTGDGKVKLPFSTPVYDQNKKLSAVVQQAVTLDSIAAFINGFTLGTSGRAYLIDQDGQLIAGSTELKESNWYKEQLDAHVKPLEAEVEKAKQSGDAKQIEKAEKELKAGQLFPNISMKQFPPAAKAIETKATGLIMEPYTSYNEQEAITAYTYLEELGWALVIEENYSDVLASIYESRNISLVTVLVSLIAAVGLSIFLARSLIKPIQTIVTALDQTAKGDLTCTLALNRSDELGTLSKAYSLMTENLRSIINQLSASGEELQQFSQSLMQASSVTSTAMTEVTSTIVEITKGAEETSGNMDQIANDINDLNSLTVDIQRFTEQTRTASLDMMDAFQEGKEAVLQASTKMNMVQNLMNQSMESMTELHVQSERIGQISTMISSISNQTNLLSLNAAIEAARAGEAGRGFAVVADEIRKLAQQTADSTQDIQGIIDNIQLQINQFMKRSEEGHGVIEEGVRIVGQTGETLGDSVERVQQTVASIDDIKQRMDEQAKLSRQMVDAVLEVTALSEETSAGSEEVRAVAETTLGDMDRLTQSVTELDKMIRQFEALVKHFKL; translated from the coding sequence ATGAATTTGTTTACACGGTTTCTAGCAGCTTTTATGATCATTACACTGCTCAGCGTCGGCGGAGTAGCAGGGACAAATTATTTTTTTCTTGAGCGTCTGGTCATGGAAAATAAATCTTCTCAGCTCGAGGATTCCCTGAATTATGCGGGTGACAAGATTCGTACATGGGCACAAGAGAGGCATGTATCGCTGGCACAGGTTGCCTCTTTGCCGAATATAAACAACATTCCGTTTCCCGAGACAGCGGACAATTTGCCTCCAGAGGTCGAGTACTGGGCGCAGACGGTGAAAGGGCTGGCAGAAGCTAATCCTACGACAACCACAGCGATCCTGCGACCAGATGGCAAAGCGATCATCAATCCGTCGAGGGGGTTTCGTCTTGAGGATTTGTCCTCCCGTGATTACTTCAGCAAAGCCGTTAAGGAACAAAAGCCAGTGATTGGTTCCGCTTTTGTGTCTACAGGGGATGGAAAGGTGAAGCTGCCATTTTCTACACCGGTCTACGATCAAAACAAAAAGCTGTCCGCTGTAGTCCAGCAAGCAGTGACGCTCGATTCCATTGCAGCGTTTATTAACGGCTTTACTTTGGGAACGTCGGGTCGTGCGTACTTGATCGACCAAGACGGGCAACTGATCGCCGGCTCTACTGAGCTCAAGGAGAGCAATTGGTACAAGGAGCAGCTGGATGCGCATGTAAAGCCGCTCGAAGCAGAAGTGGAAAAGGCCAAGCAATCAGGTGATGCCAAACAAATCGAAAAGGCAGAAAAAGAGCTGAAAGCGGGTCAACTTTTCCCGAACATTTCGATGAAGCAATTTCCTCCGGCTGCCAAAGCTATCGAGACAAAAGCGACAGGCCTGATTATGGAACCATATACAAGCTATAACGAACAAGAAGCGATTACAGCTTACACTTACTTGGAAGAGCTGGGCTGGGCGCTAGTAATCGAGGAAAATTACAGCGATGTGTTGGCTAGCATTTACGAGAGTCGTAACATCAGCCTGGTGACGGTACTCGTTAGCCTGATAGCAGCAGTAGGGCTGAGCATTTTCCTTGCACGCTCCCTGATTAAGCCAATCCAGACAATCGTCACAGCGCTCGATCAAACGGCAAAAGGCGATCTTACCTGTACGCTGGCATTGAATCGTTCGGACGAACTGGGTACGCTCAGCAAGGCATACAGCCTAATGACGGAAAACCTGCGCTCCATCATCAATCAGCTCTCGGCTTCGGGAGAGGAGCTGCAGCAGTTTTCCCAGTCCTTGATGCAAGCAAGCTCGGTGACCAGCACGGCCATGACGGAAGTGACTTCGACCATTGTGGAAATTACCAAGGGAGCCGAGGAAACCAGCGGAAATATGGATCAAATCGCGAATGACATCAATGACTTGAACAGCTTGACAGTCGATATTCAGCGATTTACGGAGCAGACGCGAACGGCTTCTCTTGATATGATGGATGCTTTTCAGGAAGGGAAGGAAGCTGTCTTACAGGCGTCTACTAAAATGAATATGGTACAAAATTTGATGAACCAGAGCATGGAGTCTATGACAGAGCTGCATGTCCAATCAGAGCGAATCGGGCAAATCTCTACCATGATCTCGTCGATTTCCAATCAGACGAATCTTTTGTCGCTAAATGCGGCGATCGAAGCAGCGAGAGCGGGTGAAGCAGGCAGGGGATTTGCGGTGGTAGCTGATGAAATTCGCAAGCTGGCTCAGCAGACAGCAGATTCGACGCAAGACATTCAAGGGATCATTGATAACATCCAGTTGCAAATCAATCAGTTCATGAAGCGCTCAGAGGAAGGGCACGGCGTGATCGAGGAGGGCGTTCGAATCGTCGGACAGACTGGAGAGACGTTGGGTGATTCCGTGGAGCGAGTACAACAGACCGTTGCTTCGATTGACGATATTAAACAGCGGATGGATGAGCAGGCCAAGCTGTCCAGGCAAATGGTCGATGCTGTTTTGGAAGTAACGGCTCTTTCCGAGGAAACATCGGCTGGCTCCGAGGAAGTACGTGCTGTGGCGGAAACGACGCTGGGCGATATGGACAGGCTGACGCAGTCTGTGACAGAACTGGATAAAATGATCCGACAGTTTGAAGCGTTGGTGAAGCATTTTAAGCTTTGA